Proteins encoded together in one Lathyrus oleraceus cultivar Zhongwan6 chromosome 5, CAAS_Psat_ZW6_1.0, whole genome shotgun sequence window:
- the LOC127088233 gene encoding serine/threonine-protein kinase-like protein At1g28390, translated as MGYLFCNAESAIATCDPHYWDLKKRNKSITNGTHTIKEFLYTDLVAATNGFSDDSYLGKGSHGRVYRATLNGGNLVVAVKTTKQTAKITHNHAVNCTGCGNCTSPAENEIEILSQVPSFRLVNLIGYCTDPNGNKLIVVEYMPNGSLHDLLHSASKPPGWTRRVRFALQVAKAVRSLHGSNPPVIHRDIKSSNVLIDQNWKARLGDFGLALRGHVEDVRVKCTPPAGTLGYLDPGYLAPGDLSAKSDVFSFGILLLEIISGRNAIDVNYSPPSVVDWAVPLIRRGDFAGICDRRIGTPSDMSVMRQIAVLAARCVRSTAEKRPAMVEVVECLKLAGKKIHSSPIWNSFRCRVTRVESSQPLMKWEAYDQDYDYDYHDDCNDWNNKSDEVVVKIVKSGSSSRRKSKVSSVASAESVSKHSKKVVRSKPSKKITRSKTVGSSSSCASSCGRKSGIQIQIVSEKTRAMKLKKSKSTGMLQDPHLGETERIALTMSKLVITDNKKLEKKMLEKPLVYSHGWESE; from the coding sequence ATGGGTTATCTTTTCTGCAATGCAGAGTCTGCAATTGCTACCTGCGATCCACACTATTGGGAtctcaaaaaaagaaacaaatCCATAACAAATGGAACCCACACTATCAAGGAGTTTCTCTACACCGACCTCGTCGCCGCCACGAACGGTTTCTCCGATGATAGCTACTTAGGTAAAGGCAGCCACGGGAGAGTTTACAGAGCAACGTTAAACGGAGGCAATCTAGTCGTCGCCGTTAAAACTACTAAGCAAACTGCAAAGATTACACATAACCACGCCGTGAACTGCACCGGTTGCGGTAACTGTACGAGTCCTGCTGAGAATGAGATCGAGATTCTTTCTCAAGTTCCAAGTTTTCGCCTCGTGAATCTCATCGGTTACTGCACCGACCCAAACGGCAATAAATTAATTGTCGTTGAATACATGCCTAACGGTTCGCTTCATGATTTATTACATTCCGCGTCTAAACCGCCCGGTTGGACCAGACGAGTCCGGTTCGCATTGCAAGTTGCAAAAGCGGTTCGGTCATTACACGGTTCTAACCCTCCGGTGATCCACCGTGATATTAAATCGTCCAACGTTTTAATCGATCAGAATTGGAAAGCAAGACTCGGTGACTTCGGTTTAGCACTTAGAGGACACGTGGAGGACGTTCGTGTTAAGTGTACGCCACCCGCGGGGACGTTAGGGTACCTCGATCCAGGCTATCTTGCGCCGGGGGATCTTAGTGCGAAGAGTGATGTCTTCAGTTTTGGGATCTTGTTGTTGGAGATAATCAGTGGAAGAAATGCTATCGATGTTAATTACAGTCCTCCTTCGGTTGTTGACTGGGCGGTGCCTCTGATTAGAAGAGGCGACTTCGCCGGAATCTGTGATCGGAGAATAGGAACTCCGTCGGATATGTCCGTGATGCGGCAGATTGCGGTACTTGCTGCAAGATGTGTTAGATCGACAGCGGAGAAGCGGCCGGCGATGGTGGAGGTTGTGGAGTGTCTTAAACTTGCCGGGAAGAAGATTCACTCGTCGCCGATTTGGAATAGTTTCAGGTGCCGCGTGACACGAGTGGAGAGTTCGCAACCGTTGATGAAGTGGGAAGCCTATGATCAAGATTATGATTATGATTATCATGATGATTGTAATGATTGGAATAATAAGAGTGATGAGGTTGTTGTGAAAATTGTAAAGAGTGGAAGCAGTAGCAGAAGGAAGAGTAAAGTATCCAGTGTAGCGAGTGCCGAGTCTGTGAGTAAACACTCCAAGAAAGTGGTTAGATCTAAGCCGTCGAAGAAAATAACTAGATCTAAGACCGTTGGTTCTTCTTCTAGTTGTGCTAGTAGCTGTGGTAGGAAAAGTGGGATTCAAATTCAAATAGTTTCGGAGAAAACGCGTGCAATGAAGCTGAAAAAGTCAAAGTCAACGGGGATGTTGCAAGATCCTCATTTGGGTGAGACTGAGAGGATAGCATTAACCATGTCAAAGTTGGTTATTACAGATAATAAGAAGTTGGAAAAGAAGATGCTTGAAAAACCGTTGGTTTACTCGCATGGTTGGGAGTCTGAATAA